From the Candidatus Effluviviaceae Genus V sp. genome, the window CCTCCACTCAGCGGTACATGGCCTTGAGCGTGCCCCACGTGGTTTCCTCAGTGCGCCCTGAACTGGCGGCCAGGTCCTCCCAGCGGACGATCTCGTAGAGCGTCTCGCCGTCGGGGCCCGTATCATCCTGGTCGATGCGGAGCACGAACTCGACGACGGCGTCCGCCCGGCGGTTGAGCGAGTTGGGGAAGTAGACCATGAGGTCGGTGTCGACACGATACGTCCAGCGGTCGTCCATGGGATCACCCGGGTCCGCGCCGACATCATGTCCCCAGGTGATGGTCGTCAGCGTCAGGGTGATCTGCTCGACCTCGAGGGAGGGGTCGCTCACCTCCTCGTCGCCGAACATCCTCTGGTGGATCGTCTGCTCGGTCGTCCTGCCCCAGTACTCGGGGAGGGACGCGTCGTTGTCGATGTCGACCTGGGCCAGATGGAACGCGAAGTCCTCAGCGAGGCAGTCGAGGTACGCGTCGGTGTCCATCGCCTCATAGGCCTCATTGAGCTTGACGAGCGCATTCGCGGGGGAGTCCCTGAGCGTATAGGTGTCCTCGGCCTCGTCGGGGCCCGTGGTCGTGCTCTTGCAGCCGAAGAGCAATCCCGCGATCGCCAGCAGGACAAACAGACGTCTCATGACGGTATCCTCCGGGAGAGTGACCGTGGGAGGGGGGGAAATCCTCCTATGCACAGTATCTCACATGGACGCCGGGGCGTCAACGAGAGCTGCCTCACGCCTCTTCGTTGATACGCCACCAGCGCGTGGACCAGTCGGCGTCACGGCGTCGCGGGAACTGTCTCCGACATTCACGCGGTTGTCCACGGAGTTGACACCTCACGGCGGGAGAAGTTCACCCCACGCCGGTTCCCTCGTCGGCTGCGGGCTGCTCCGGCCCAGCCCGTAGGACCTTCGGACACGATCACCAGGTTCGGACGCGCTCACGCGCGACCTGGCACGGGGGTTGTTATGGAAGGGGGGCGAGCGCTTGCGCCCTGCGCGGGACGCGGTGAGGCCGGGCGAGGGAGTTCTGAAAAGGGGCAGGGCTTTCCTCGTCCCGGCACTCGCCGAATCGCTGTCCGTCGGGTGTATCCGGGTGACCCGCGGCCGGGCTCGTGGCCCGCAGCGGCCGCCATCAGCACAACCTCCTTGCGCAGCCCTGCGCCGTTGAGTAAACTCCATCCTAGTGACGTCACATGACAGGCGAGGCGGAAACGGTGGAGGGCGAGCCGCGACCGCCGCGCTCTTTCATCTTCGTTCGACGGCGACATCGTGGCATCTGGAGGTACCGATGAAGCGCACGGCTCTTGTGCTGGCGGCCCTCATCGTCATCGCGGCGGGCACCGCGCACGCTGAGGACGGAACGACCGGTCTCGCGTTCCTCAAGCTCGGCGTCGGGGCGCGCGCCATAGGCATGGGCGACGCCCATGCGGCCGTCGGAGGGGACGCCTCCTCGATCTACTGGAATCCCGCCGGCTCGGTGTCGGTCGAGAACATCGACGTCCTCCTCATGCACAGCGAGTGGTTCGAGGGGATCCGGTATGAGTACGCGGGCGCCGTGAAGTCCGACGGGCGTCAGGCCTTCGGACTGGGCGTGGTCGGTCTCTACGTCAACGACCTTGAGCGGCGGGAGGGCCCGACGAGCGAGCCCCTCGGCGACTTCGGGGTCTTCGATATGGCCCTGACGGGAACATACGCGCGGAGGCTGACCGACGACCTGGACGTCGGAGCTTCGGCCAAGTACCTCCACTCGGAGATCGACGACGAGAGCGCGAGCGGCATCGCCTTCGATGCCGGCGCGCAGTACCGGTTGCCCGCCCTGAGCGGGCTCGCTCTCGGTGTCTCCGTGCACAACCTCGGCGCCCAGATGAAGTACGTCGAGGACGAGTTCGACTTGCCGGTCCTCGGCAGGGTCGGGGCGGCCTATTCGACACCCGTCGAGGCTCTGAACGGTACCGTTCTCGTGGTCGCCGACGCGGTGATCCCGGTCGACGGAGACACGAAGCTCCACGCCGGTATCGAGTACGAGTACAACGACCTCATCGCCCTCAGAGCGGGCTACAGAAGCGGGTGGGACAACCAGAACATCTCTGCGGGGTTCGGTGCGAAGGTGAGGAACTTCCGCGTCGACTACGCGTACGTGCCGTTCTACTCCGACCTCGGCGACACGCACCGCATCTCACTGGGGTTCGCTCTCTGATCCGGACGTCTCATCGCCCCGGCAGTTCGCTCTGAGCTCGAGCGGGGTCAGGCGACCTTCACGCCACGTGAAGTGCCGGAAGCCGTTCTCGTCCAGCCTGAGAACGGCCCTCGTGTCCTGCCAGTCACCGACGACAACCGCCTCGCCGCCCGGCGCCCGCCAGCAGGCGGGTCGGTGGAGATGGCCGACGACCGCCGCGTCGTAGCGACCGCTCACCTTGTCGAAGAGGAACGCCTTCATCGGAGGCATCGCGCGCTCGATCCTGTCCTCGGTGATCTCCGAGAGGCCGGACGCCCACCGTCCTATCGAGGCTCCCAGAGAGGGCGGAAGCGCGCGGAAGGCCGCGATGGCCGGTGCGCTTCTGATCACCGCTCTGAGCGTCTTGTAGCGCAGGTCTCCGACGGGCAGCCCGTCGCCGTGGGCTATGAATAGCCTGCGACCGCAGTGCGTCCTATCAACAGGGGCGCGGTGCACGACGGCCCCCGTCATCCGTTCGAACGCCTCACCAGCCCAGTAATCGTGGTTACCGCCGAGGAAGTGAACCGACACGCCCGACGCGGCAACGGCACGGATCGCTTCGAGCGTCGCGTTGTGTCCTGCCGTCGGGCCCGCCAGGTACTCGAACCAGAAGTCGAAGATGTCGCCGACCAGATAGAGATGTGAGGCCTTTTCAGAAAGGACCGGAAGCAGCGACAGGAGGTCCCCGGTGCGCCCTCCGAAGGTCGCCGGGTTCTCGGGCACGGGTTCCGGCAGAAGATGAGCATCGGCCAGGAACCACACGCACTCCCCTGCGGTCCTGTGGTCCCGTTCTGCTGTCATGCGACCTCCTCCGGAGCCCGAAACGGCTTGACCGAATGCAACGGGAACGCTACAGTTGCATCTCAAGATATGAGCTGCAAAAGGCCGTCGGGCAGGACCTTCCGAGAAATGAGCGCCAGTTCGGTGGTCCGGGGCGCTCGGTCACGGAGTATACCCCCGACCGTCTGTCGCAGCAAGGTCAACCGTCTGCGGAGGTTGCAGAATGGCATCGCTCTGGGATGATGTGAAGAACGCGATCGTTGACGGCTACGTCTACGCCGCTGATAAGGCCGAGGAAGTCACGCAGATCGGCCGCGCCCGTGTCGAGATACTGAGGCTCAATCGCGCCATCGCACGCGCCATGACCAGGATCGGCGCAAGGACCTTCGAGCTCTACGAGGCGCACGAGGAGGACACGCTCGAGGGCGATGAGGAGATCAGAAACGCCGTCGAGCGGATCCGGACGCTGCAGCAGAAGATCGCGGAATGGGAAGAGGAGATCGAGAGGGCGAAGGAAGAGCGCGACCAGAAGGCCCTCGAGGAATCAGCGGATTCAACGGACGACACGGACTGACCGTCGAATCAGTAAGGCAGGCACTCACCGGTCCTCCCGGCCTGCCGGGAGGACAACCTGTATAGGGGGCCTGTCGATCGGCGATCTTCATGACCCACATCGGAGGAGATGACGACATGAGAAGCT encodes:
- a CDS encoding PorV/PorQ family protein, which produces MKRTALVLAALIVIAAGTAHAEDGTTGLAFLKLGVGARAIGMGDAHAAVGGDASSIYWNPAGSVSVENIDVLLMHSEWFEGIRYEYAGAVKSDGRQAFGLGVVGLYVNDLERREGPTSEPLGDFGVFDMALTGTYARRLTDDLDVGASAKYLHSEIDDESASGIAFDAGAQYRLPALSGLALGVSVHNLGAQMKYVEDEFDLPVLGRVGAAYSTPVEALNGTVLVVADAVIPVDGDTKLHAGIEYEYNDLIALRAGYRSGWDNQNISAGFGAKVRNFRVDYAYVPFYSDLGDTHRISLGFAL